The following are from one region of the Rhodopirellula sp. P2 genome:
- a CDS encoding IS3 family transposase, whose protein sequence is MSQLYSAAASIIRDGTASQREVGEILGFSRSAFQRFQSEPPSQREQSDMDVLPMVITTFHRHRRRYGARRIAADLKLQGVAIGRERVAKLLQIAGLSALQPKSFKPRTTESRHTLGYNENLLLERPEPTSVNRLWVGDITYIPIVRTGFAYMATLMDRFSRRIIGWSLEMDMTESLVIKTLQKAIRNRQPSRDLIHHTDRGGQYASKKYRAIIQRSSMRQSMSRAGDCYDNAFMESCFGTIKTELQMTEYENYREALSELTEFIAYYNTSRLHSSLGYLSPARFESTVPC, encoded by the coding sequence GTGAGCCAGCTCTACTCAGCAGCGGCAAGCATCATTCGCGATGGCACTGCATCGCAACGAGAAGTCGGCGAGATTCTCGGTTTCTCGCGATCCGCGTTTCAACGATTTCAAAGCGAACCTCCAAGCCAAAGAGAACAGAGCGACATGGATGTCTTGCCAATGGTGATCACCACGTTTCATCGACACCGCAGACGCTACGGTGCCCGACGGATCGCTGCAGACCTGAAGCTACAAGGAGTTGCAATCGGACGTGAAAGGGTCGCCAAACTACTGCAAATTGCGGGGCTATCGGCGTTGCAGCCGAAATCGTTCAAGCCGCGAACGACCGAAAGTCGGCACACGCTGGGCTACAATGAGAACTTGTTGCTTGAGCGGCCTGAGCCAACGAGTGTCAATCGTTTGTGGGTAGGCGACATCACCTACATCCCGATCGTACGAACCGGATTCGCTTACATGGCGACCCTCATGGATCGCTTTTCCAGACGGATCATCGGCTGGTCTTTGGAAATGGATATGACCGAGAGCCTCGTGATCAAGACGCTTCAAAAGGCGATTCGCAATCGACAGCCTTCAAGAGATCTCATCCACCACACTGATCGCGGTGGCCAGTACGCAAGCAAGAAATATCGTGCGATCATCCAACGCAGTTCGATGCGTCAAAGCATGAGCCGAGCTGGTGACTGCTACGACAACGCGTTTATGGAATCTTGCTTTGGAACGATCAAGACAGAGCTGCAAATGACCGAGTATGAAAACTATCGCGAGGCGTTGAGTGAACTGACTGAGTTCATTGCCTACTACAACACATCGCGACTTCATTCATCGCTCGGCTATCTCTCGCCGGCCAGATTCGAATCAACCGTCCCCTGCTAA
- a CDS encoding response regulator, whose translation MVDLNVQFAEQLSLPMIGMRNVLVVDDVAVMRTIISRVLKDQHVDSVQASDGQEAFEQLTKHSFDAVITDIEMPNWSGFDLVEAMRQSRDQRVATMPVIVTSTLASQAVARKARRYVGVYFLPKPVSVSKLTVTLQMIAMSRWLHKRFADGRPIGI comes from the coding sequence ATGGTTGATCTCAATGTGCAATTCGCTGAGCAACTGTCTCTGCCAATGATCGGCATGCGTAACGTGCTCGTGGTGGACGATGTTGCCGTGATGCGAACCATCATTTCGCGGGTCTTGAAAGACCAACACGTCGACAGCGTTCAAGCCTCGGATGGCCAAGAGGCCTTCGAACAGTTGACCAAGCATTCCTTTGACGCCGTGATCACGGACATTGAAATGCCCAACTGGAGTGGGTTCGACTTGGTCGAAGCCATGCGGCAATCCAGAGATCAGCGTGTCGCAACGATGCCAGTGATCGTGACCAGCACGCTCGCCAGTCAAGCGGTCGCTCGCAAGGCACGTCGCTACGTCGGAGTCTACTTTCTTCCGAAACCAGTTTCGGTTTCCAAACTGACGGTCACCTTGCAAATGATCGCGATGAGCCGTTGGTTGCACAAGCGATTTGCCGATGGTCGACCGATTGGCATTTGA
- a CDS encoding transposase, which yields MPRKTKPSANPERRTYTDEFKRDAVAMLLDGHSATSIVERLGISGTNLLYRWKKQQVESAGPVGEVLDSRVVELEAELRRVERERDVLKKALIIFGRNE from the coding sequence ATGCCACGAAAGACCAAGCCTTCAGCTAATCCTGAACGACGTACTTACACCGACGAATTCAAACGTGATGCAGTTGCCATGCTGCTCGATGGTCACTCGGCGACATCGATCGTTGAGCGACTGGGGATCTCCGGAACGAACCTGCTTTACCGCTGGAAGAAGCAACAAGTTGAGTCGGCCGGGCCGGTTGGCGAGGTGCTCGATAGCCGCGTCGTCGAACTCGAGGCAGAGCTGCGACGAGTCGAGCGTGAACGCGACGTTTTAAAAAAAGCTTTGATCATTTTCGGCCGAAACGAGTGA
- a CDS encoding dihydrolipoyl dehydrogenase family protein: MSSEHFDLVVLGTGPSGGTVATKIAQAGKRVALVDSRTFGGVCALRGCNPKKVYVNAGQLVDRVHRGDGKLISNASVKIDWKQLHAFKMEFTQPVAQKKEQSFQEDGIKTVHGVARFVSPDTIDVVGTKLTADRFLIATGGRPRELSFDGAEHVTRSDEFLELESMPEHVVFVGGGYISMEFAGVVARAGSRVTVIEKNDQVLSGFDPDLVNQLTDSLREHGIRFQMNAEITGIEKSSNGGLQVHLAGEDSAIECGLVVHGAGRVPNIDELCLSQGEIEHGEKGIAVNQFMQNPTNSRVFATGDCADNGMPRLTPVANEDARIAAKNLFSETLERTPDYGHVPKVAFTIPSIASVGLSEQAARDRNDNLTVLSDDISSWGSVRKTGPTVAGYKLLIDSKTDAILGAHLLGPSAEETINLFALAMKFNLTATDMKSTLFAFPTFASDVRSML, encoded by the coding sequence ATGAGCAGCGAACACTTTGACTTGGTGGTCCTGGGAACGGGACCGTCCGGCGGCACGGTCGCCACGAAGATCGCCCAAGCAGGCAAACGGGTCGCCTTGGTCGATTCGCGCACCTTCGGAGGAGTCTGCGCACTGCGTGGCTGCAATCCCAAGAAGGTGTATGTCAACGCCGGTCAGTTGGTCGATCGAGTCCACCGGGGTGATGGGAAGCTAATTTCAAACGCGTCGGTCAAGATTGACTGGAAACAACTTCACGCGTTCAAAATGGAGTTCACCCAACCCGTCGCGCAAAAGAAGGAGCAGTCGTTTCAAGAGGATGGCATCAAGACCGTTCACGGTGTCGCTCGGTTCGTCTCGCCCGATACGATCGATGTCGTGGGAACGAAGCTGACCGCAGATCGATTCTTGATCGCCACCGGAGGACGACCTCGAGAACTCTCGTTCGACGGTGCGGAACATGTCACTCGCAGCGATGAGTTCCTTGAATTGGAATCCATGCCGGAACACGTCGTGTTCGTTGGCGGTGGATACATCTCCATGGAGTTTGCCGGCGTGGTTGCCCGTGCGGGTAGCCGAGTGACCGTGATCGAAAAGAACGATCAAGTGCTGTCCGGGTTTGACCCGGATCTCGTCAATCAACTGACCGATTCGCTCCGCGAGCATGGGATTCGCTTTCAGATGAATGCCGAAATCACCGGCATCGAGAAATCCTCCAACGGTGGCTTGCAGGTTCACCTCGCCGGGGAAGACTCCGCCATCGAATGTGGCTTGGTCGTCCACGGTGCGGGACGAGTTCCGAACATCGACGAGCTTTGCCTTTCCCAGGGAGAGATCGAGCACGGTGAGAAGGGAATCGCAGTCAACCAGTTCATGCAGAACCCAACCAATTCGCGAGTCTTCGCCACCGGTGACTGCGCCGACAACGGGATGCCTCGACTGACTCCCGTGGCAAACGAGGACGCACGCATTGCTGCGAAGAATTTGTTCTCCGAAACATTGGAACGAACGCCGGACTACGGACACGTCCCCAAAGTTGCGTTCACGATTCCAAGCATCGCTTCGGTTGGGTTGTCGGAACAAGCAGCTCGCGATCGCAATGACAACCTGACGGTTCTCAGCGACGACATCTCCTCATGGGGAAGCGTTCGTAAAACAGGTCCAACCGTGGCCGGCTACAAGCTTCTCATCGATTCCAAAACCGATGCCATCTTGGGCGCTCATTTGCTCGGCCCGTCCGCGGAGGAAACCATCAACTTGTTCGCTCTCGCGATGAAGTTCAATCTGACGGCAACCGACATGAAGTCCACGCTCTTTGCCTTCCCAACCTTCGCATCCGACGTCCGGTCAATGCTTTGA
- the dps gene encoding DNA starvation/stationary phase protection protein Dps: MSTATSTRFKRDILQDDTTAEVTAILQDNLTNLIDLALLMKQAHWNVVGPNFRSVHLQLDEIIETVRNGSDEVAERIVTLGVTADGRVSTVAADSKLDDYPAGFVKTSETITRVADSLKHVIESLRSAIERLGELDAISEDLLIALSGDLEKHLWMVQAQEA; encoded by the coding sequence ATGTCCACCGCAACTTCCACTCGGTTCAAACGTGACATCTTGCAAGACGACACGACCGCGGAAGTCACCGCAATCTTGCAAGACAATTTGACCAACCTGATCGACCTTGCCCTGCTGATGAAGCAGGCCCACTGGAACGTCGTCGGACCCAACTTTCGAAGCGTTCACCTGCAACTCGATGAAATCATCGAAACGGTTCGAAACGGCAGCGACGAAGTCGCTGAGCGAATCGTCACACTCGGTGTCACAGCAGATGGTCGGGTCTCGACGGTCGCCGCTGATAGCAAACTGGACGACTATCCCGCCGGGTTCGTAAAAACAAGTGAGACGATCACACGAGTCGCGGACTCATTGAAGCACGTCATCGAGTCCCTGCGCTCTGCCATCGAACGACTGGGCGAACTGGACGCAATCAGCGAGGACTTGTTGATCGCTCTTTCAGGGGACCTCGAGAAGCACCTTTGGATGGTGCAAGCTCAGGAAGCTTGA
- a CDS encoding amidohydrolase family protein, which produces MTRPKTQNAPSSVGQPSSAPAVSSVPHTTRRGFVMGTVALGAAAVSEPGVAAPSPNQQPIPILDSHIHLFDGSRPQGAPYVGPGGDSPTTSLPSDYRKLAVPLGITGAIKVEASPWVEDNLWALQVMQSDDLMLGLVGNLRPEKPDFAELLVRHAKNPLFRGIRHGNLWGYDLTKMVRDDAFMRGMRLLSELDLSLDIANPTVPLLEAAVKLNDSVPDLRIILDHVPKLGPTPNTQAAYENVLKVLHHRKNIFAKLSAVIHRRAGEVIKDLEVHRPRLDRLIDVFGDDRILFGSDWPNSDGVAPLDEVVGIAKDYFADKPRELQEKYFWKNSLAAYKWKQRRS; this is translated from the coding sequence ATGACCCGTCCAAAAACACAAAACGCACCCAGCTCGGTTGGCCAACCCTCTTCCGCTCCTGCTGTCTCATCCGTCCCCCACACGACCCGCCGCGGATTTGTAATGGGCACGGTTGCCCTGGGAGCGGCGGCGGTGTCCGAGCCTGGCGTCGCGGCACCTTCGCCGAATCAACAACCGATTCCCATCCTTGATTCGCACATCCATCTGTTCGACGGATCTCGCCCCCAGGGCGCCCCGTACGTTGGTCCGGGCGGCGACTCGCCCACCACCTCCCTGCCCTCTGACTATCGGAAGCTGGCCGTCCCGCTGGGAATCACGGGTGCAATCAAGGTCGAAGCCAGCCCGTGGGTGGAAGACAACCTCTGGGCACTACAAGTCATGCAGTCCGATGACCTGATGCTCGGACTGGTCGGGAATCTGCGGCCGGAGAAACCGGACTTCGCCGAACTGCTCGTCCGCCACGCCAAGAACCCGCTGTTTCGAGGCATTCGTCACGGGAACCTCTGGGGCTACGACCTCACGAAAATGGTCCGGGACGATGCATTCATGAGGGGCATGCGTTTGCTGTCCGAGCTCGATCTCTCGTTGGACATTGCCAACCCGACGGTGCCGTTGCTGGAAGCTGCAGTGAAGCTCAACGACAGCGTGCCCGATTTGCGCATCATCCTCGATCATGTGCCGAAGTTGGGACCGACGCCGAACACTCAGGCGGCCTACGAAAACGTTCTGAAGGTTCTCCACCATCGAAAGAACATCTTCGCGAAACTGTCGGCCGTGATTCATCGCCGTGCAGGGGAGGTGATCAAGGACCTCGAGGTGCATCGTCCGAGACTGGATCGACTGATCGATGTGTTTGGAGACGACCGGATTCTGTTTGGCAGCGATTGGCCCAACAGCGACGGGGTTGCTCCACTGGATGAGGTCGTGGGCATCGCGAAAGACTACTTCGCTGACAAACCGCGTGAACTCCAAGAAAAGTACTTCTGGAAGAATTCGCTTGCGGCCTACAAGTGGAAACAGAGAAGATCGTGA
- a CDS encoding right-handed parallel beta-helix repeat-containing protein, with protein sequence MTNIAHCESNLHVAADADAGGDGKEARPFRSLTEARNEIRKRRIDRPKEAFRVLVADGRYEITEPLTFELGDGNVIYEAAAGATPVISGGRRITSDWTEGKEGIWTTRLPPDWRFEQMWVNGQRAVRAREPDHFFHYLVACREQSIDGGKRAQQTLSVRPEDVFSLKGLTDEEVRQVQILAFHKWDTTRRFLDSANAENGHLVISGREMKSWNPLTRNTGYLLENYFKALDEPGEFFLAPGGELSYRPRAGESMEDAAFTIPVCEKLVVIRGDSANDKFVDGLEFRGIAFRHCGMLTPRAGFDPSQAASPIEAAVQIDGTKGVVFDHCEIGHTGGYGIWFRKGCSDGVLRHSFVHDLGAGGVRVGETRIASNESERTNRIVVDNNIIYDAGHLFPCAVGVWIGNSADNRVTHNEIANMYYTGISVGWRWGYGQSLATGNQIEHNHIHHLGKGWLSDMGGIYTLGPSAGTVLRGNRIHDIESWGYGGWGLYNDEGSTGILLENNLVYRTKSGGYHQHYGRENVIRNNIFAFGREYQIRRSKVEKHLSFTYQQNIVLWDSDKLFHGTWGDKGVEIGGNLYWRMGKPVDLSPADTSEDSLIADPLFVDPANDDFRFADPSVAKKIGFHPFDASQAGVDGDEAWKERASSLPMPKMQQAPAPPPITFREDFEWGNLPVGSSVSVTPELGGIQVIESPLARSGSKVMQFTDTPGQQHRYYPMLSLHPKHSEGTTNCRFAIRLGEEAVFQHEWRDAAHPYQTGPSLWFEHGKLRTSNRILTELPVDQWILVDVSAQLGPDAGGWSVSVSIPNQDTQTFSDLPLVNEEWNRLDWIGFVSQADGDAVVLIDDLQLSRTE encoded by the coding sequence ATGACAAACATCGCCCACTGCGAGTCGAACCTGCACGTGGCTGCCGATGCGGATGCCGGAGGGGACGGAAAGGAAGCCCGCCCGTTTCGATCCCTGACCGAAGCCCGCAACGAAATCCGCAAGCGCCGGATCGATCGCCCCAAGGAAGCGTTTCGTGTGCTGGTGGCAGACGGTCGCTATGAAATCACCGAGCCACTGACGTTTGAACTGGGCGATGGCAACGTGATTTACGAAGCCGCGGCAGGCGCCACCCCGGTGATTTCAGGAGGTCGCCGGATCACGTCTGATTGGACGGAGGGCAAAGAGGGCATTTGGACCACTCGGCTTCCTCCGGACTGGCGTTTTGAACAGATGTGGGTCAACGGTCAACGCGCTGTGAGAGCCCGTGAACCCGACCACTTTTTTCACTACCTCGTTGCTTGCCGAGAGCAGTCCATCGACGGTGGAAAACGGGCTCAGCAAACCCTTTCGGTGCGTCCCGAAGACGTCTTCAGCCTCAAGGGACTCACGGATGAAGAGGTTCGCCAGGTGCAGATTCTGGCGTTCCACAAATGGGACACCACACGCCGTTTCCTGGACAGTGCCAATGCTGAGAATGGTCACTTGGTCATCTCCGGTCGTGAGATGAAATCTTGGAATCCACTCACGCGGAACACCGGCTACCTCCTTGAAAACTATTTCAAGGCACTGGACGAGCCCGGGGAGTTCTTTCTGGCACCGGGAGGGGAACTCAGCTACCGACCTCGCGCCGGTGAATCGATGGAGGACGCTGCCTTCACCATTCCCGTCTGCGAGAAATTGGTTGTGATCCGAGGAGACTCGGCGAACGACAAGTTCGTAGACGGCCTCGAATTTCGTGGCATCGCGTTTCGGCATTGCGGAATGCTCACCCCGCGGGCCGGCTTTGATCCATCGCAAGCGGCCTCTCCGATCGAAGCCGCGGTGCAAATCGACGGAACCAAAGGCGTCGTGTTCGATCACTGCGAGATCGGCCACACCGGTGGCTACGGCATCTGGTTCCGCAAGGGTTGTTCGGACGGCGTCCTCCGTCACAGCTTCGTGCACGATCTGGGCGCAGGTGGAGTGCGTGTCGGTGAAACGAGAATCGCATCCAATGAATCAGAACGGACCAACCGCATCGTCGTTGACAACAATATCATCTACGACGCCGGACATCTCTTCCCATGTGCGGTGGGCGTTTGGATTGGGAACAGTGCCGACAACCGAGTCACACACAATGAAATCGCCAACATGTACTACACCGGGATCTCGGTGGGTTGGCGTTGGGGTTACGGTCAAAGCTTGGCAACGGGCAATCAGATCGAACACAACCACATTCACCATCTCGGCAAGGGCTGGCTCAGTGACATGGGCGGCATCTACACCCTGGGTCCGTCAGCGGGCACCGTGCTACGAGGAAATCGCATCCACGACATCGAGTCTTGGGGATACGGGGGTTGGGGGCTGTACAACGACGAAGGCAGCACCGGCATCTTGTTGGAAAACAACCTTGTCTATCGCACCAAATCCGGCGGCTATCACCAACACTACGGTCGCGAAAATGTGATCCGCAACAACATCTTCGCGTTCGGTCGTGAGTATCAAATTCGTCGCAGCAAAGTTGAGAAGCACCTCTCCTTCACCTATCAACAGAACATTGTGTTGTGGGACTCCGACAAATTGTTCCACGGCACCTGGGGAGACAAAGGCGTTGAAATTGGCGGCAATCTGTATTGGCGAATGGGCAAACCGGTTGACCTCAGCCCAGCCGACACCAGCGAGGATTCACTGATCGCGGATCCATTGTTTGTCGATCCCGCCAACGATGACTTTCGTTTTGCAGACCCATCGGTCGCAAAGAAGATTGGATTCCACCCCTTCGACGCCTCGCAGGCTGGCGTTGACGGCGACGAAGCGTGGAAAGAACGGGCCAGTTCGTTACCGATGCCGAAGATGCAACAAGCCCCTGCACCTCCGCCCATCACCTTCCGCGAAGACTTTGAATGGGGCAACCTCCCTGTTGGCTCATCGGTTTCTGTCACACCTGAACTCGGCGGAATCCAGGTGATCGAATCGCCATTGGCTAGAAGCGGGAGCAAGGTCATGCAGTTCACCGACACCCCCGGACAACAACACCGTTACTACCCGATGCTATCCCTCCATCCCAAGCACAGCGAAGGCACGACGAATTGCAGGTTCGCAATCCGGCTCGGAGAGGAGGCTGTCTTCCAGCATGAATGGCGGGATGCCGCTCACCCTTACCAAACCGGTCCCAGTTTGTGGTTCGAACACGGCAAGCTACGCACCTCGAATCGCATTCTGACGGAACTTCCCGTCGACCAGTGGATCCTGGTCGACGTCAGCGCCCAACTTGGGCCGGATGCTGGCGGATGGAGCGTCTCGGTGTCGATCCCCAACCAGGACACGCAAACGTTTAGCGACTTGCCGCTCGTCAACGAAGAATGGAATCGACTGGACTGGATCGGCTTCGTCAGTCAAGCCGATGGCGATGCCGTGGTCCTCATCGACGACCTTCAACTCAGTCGAACGGAGTGA
- a CDS encoding NAD(P)-dependent alcohol dehydrogenase, translating into MNHSETVETPETMNAMVYEDYGDASVLHQREVPIPERLPGQVLIDVRASSVNPIDYRIRSGELKGLLPGGFPRIPGYDVAGVIVDCAGDGPFAVGDRVVAFLDTMRGGACADFAVAAIDVTAAIPDSMSFNEAAAIPLAGTTALQSLRDHGGIAKGKQVLINGASGGVGMFAVQIAKSFDCHVDAVASGDNEEYCRSLGADHFYNYETTDFTTSSERWDLIFDAAGKSGYWDVKQVLKEGGRYVSTEPDVKGMLMTLVTWPLSKSGTVMLAKPNADDLRTLIALHQKGQLQITIDAIYPFSQLSQAHQHVENGVERGKVVLTADGSGL; encoded by the coding sequence ATGAATCATTCCGAAACGGTTGAAACACCTGAGACCATGAACGCGATGGTGTACGAAGATTACGGGGACGCCAGTGTTTTGCATCAGCGGGAGGTGCCGATCCCGGAACGTCTGCCGGGACAGGTGCTGATCGACGTGCGTGCCTCCAGTGTCAATCCAATCGATTACCGCATTCGCAGCGGTGAGTTGAAAGGATTGTTGCCGGGCGGGTTCCCTCGCATTCCAGGGTATGACGTCGCGGGAGTGATTGTGGATTGCGCTGGAGATGGACCCTTTGCGGTTGGCGATCGAGTCGTTGCGTTCCTGGACACGATGCGTGGGGGAGCCTGTGCTGACTTCGCTGTGGCAGCGATTGATGTGACCGCCGCGATTCCCGATTCGATGAGCTTCAACGAAGCCGCTGCCATCCCGCTCGCTGGCACGACGGCTCTTCAGTCACTCCGAGATCACGGCGGCATTGCGAAAGGCAAACAGGTGTTGATCAACGGCGCGAGCGGTGGTGTGGGGATGTTCGCGGTGCAAATTGCAAAATCCTTCGATTGCCATGTGGATGCTGTCGCGAGCGGTGACAACGAGGAGTACTGTCGTTCTCTCGGAGCGGATCATTTTTACAACTACGAAACGACGGATTTCACAACCTCCTCGGAGCGTTGGGATCTGATCTTTGACGCCGCGGGAAAGTCCGGCTACTGGGATGTCAAGCAGGTGCTCAAAGAAGGCGGGCGGTATGTGTCGACCGAGCCGGACGTGAAGGGCATGTTGATGACCCTGGTGACTTGGCCGCTGTCGAAGTCCGGGACGGTCATGTTGGCAAAGCCCAACGCTGATGATTTGCGGACGCTGATCGCCCTGCATCAAAAGGGGCAATTGCAAATCACGATCGATGCGATCTATCCCTTCTCTCAATTGAGTCAAGCTCACCAGCATGTCGAGAACGGCGTGGAGCGAGGCAAAGTTGTGTTGACTGCTGACGGCAGTGGGCTGTGA
- a CDS encoding DedA family protein: MDQWIKTILEEFGAIGVGALMLLENVFPPIPSELVMPWAGYSVSQGKSSFLAIVSAGSAGSFAGAWAWFWFARRIGKERLANWVDAHGAWLTITRDDIERVDHWFNDWGAAAVLLCRMIPGLRTLISVPAGFANMPPEKFSVYTGIGTVAWTALLAAVGLWLGKNYGDLARPLSWVSTAVIACLFSIWVYRLVQQRRTGSPHKVR; this comes from the coding sequence ATGGACCAATGGATCAAAACCATACTCGAGGAGTTCGGCGCGATTGGCGTTGGTGCTCTCATGCTGCTGGAGAACGTCTTTCCACCCATCCCGTCGGAGTTGGTGATGCCTTGGGCGGGCTATTCCGTCAGCCAGGGGAAGTCATCGTTCCTCGCGATCGTGAGCGCCGGCAGTGCCGGCTCTTTCGCTGGTGCCTGGGCATGGTTTTGGTTTGCTCGACGGATCGGAAAGGAACGTTTGGCGAACTGGGTGGACGCGCATGGCGCTTGGTTGACCATCACCCGGGACGACATCGAACGGGTCGACCACTGGTTCAACGACTGGGGCGCCGCTGCCGTGCTGCTCTGCCGGATGATTCCGGGGCTGCGAACTCTCATCAGTGTGCCGGCCGGGTTCGCGAACATGCCACCCGAAAAATTCTCGGTTTACACCGGCATTGGAACGGTTGCCTGGACGGCACTGTTGGCTGCGGTCGGCCTGTGGCTGGGAAAGAACTACGGCGATCTTGCTCGCCCGCTCAGTTGGGTGAGCACAGCAGTCATCGCATGCCTGTTTTCAATCTGGGTGTATCGGCTTGTCCAACAGCGGCGAACTGGAAGCCCTCACAAGGTTCGTTGA
- a CDS encoding carboxymuconolactone decarboxylase family protein, with the protein MAYAQPLSINEAPDEAKPILEAIEEKFGQSMNIFSTLAHQPDVLGGMTQINDGLQNDLPAKYRELAYYKASQLNSCDYCSHYHRQAAKKAGLSDQQLDSMNVSAGDLFDEKEQAVLKYAEQLTTKANVEAAVVQELKLFLNEKQLVTLAAAVALANFTNRINHGLDIELP; encoded by the coding sequence ATGGCCTACGCACAACCACTCTCGATCAATGAAGCTCCTGACGAAGCCAAGCCGATTCTGGAAGCAATCGAAGAGAAGTTCGGTCAATCAATGAACATCTTCAGCACGCTGGCACATCAACCCGATGTGCTGGGCGGCATGACTCAGATCAACGATGGCCTGCAAAACGATCTTCCCGCGAAGTATCGCGAACTCGCCTACTACAAAGCGTCCCAGTTGAATTCCTGCGACTACTGTTCGCACTACCATCGTCAAGCTGCGAAGAAGGCGGGGTTGTCCGACCAGCAACTCGACTCGATGAATGTGAGTGCAGGCGATCTGTTCGACGAGAAAGAACAAGCGGTCCTGAAGTATGCCGAGCAACTGACAACCAAGGCTAATGTCGAGGCAGCCGTGGTGCAGGAACTCAAGTTGTTCCTCAATGAAAAACAACTTGTCACGCTGGCCGCTGCGGTGGCGCTTGCTAATTTCACCAACCGAATCAACCACGGACTGGACATTGAACTGCCATGA
- a CDS encoding pyridoxamine 5'-phosphate oxidase family protein codes for MNTQKKLIELIQDFHNAMLVTKTDDGGLDARPMAIAEATEEGQVWFVTSRNSGKIAELMLDRDVAVTMQAANQFVTLSGECRVIDDRAKLDQLWNEAWKVWFPKGKNDPNITLLRVDPARGEYWDNSGLSGVNYLIRAGKAYLQGERAETDEQINASVSL; via the coding sequence ATGAACACTCAAAAGAAACTGATCGAACTGATTCAAGACTTTCACAACGCGATGCTCGTTACGAAAACGGACGATGGCGGGCTCGATGCTCGCCCCATGGCGATCGCCGAAGCGACGGAAGAGGGACAAGTCTGGTTTGTGACCAGCCGCAACTCGGGAAAGATTGCCGAACTGATGCTGGACCGTGATGTGGCCGTCACCATGCAGGCTGCCAACCAATTCGTCACGTTGTCAGGCGAGTGCCGAGTCATCGATGACCGGGCCAAACTGGACCAACTTTGGAACGAAGCCTGGAAAGTCTGGTTCCCCAAAGGCAAGAACGATCCCAACATCACGTTGCTTCGTGTTGACCCCGCTCGTGGAGAGTACTGGGACAACAGCGGACTCAGCGGAGTCAACTATTTGATCCGGGCGGGCAAAGCCTACCTGCAAGGTGAGCGAGCAGAGACAGACGAACAAATCAATGCCAGCGTCTCGTTGTGA
- a CDS encoding GlsB/YeaQ/YmgE family stress response membrane protein, with product MLIPIIGWIVFGLIVGAIARLIYPGRQGLGLVQTTLLGVAGSFVGGFLASLLFGGSAVQASGWIGSIIGSIAVLAIAMRWNRSSQQSHLN from the coding sequence ATGTTGATTCCCATCATTGGCTGGATCGTCTTTGGACTGATCGTCGGCGCCATTGCCCGTTTGATTTACCCCGGTCGCCAAGGACTGGGCCTGGTCCAAACCACCTTGCTCGGTGTCGCCGGTTCCTTTGTCGGTGGCTTCCTCGCCTCCCTCCTGTTCGGTGGTTCGGCGGTGCAAGCGTCCGGTTGGATCGGATCGATCATCGGCTCCATCGCCGTGCTCGCGATCGCCATGCGTTGGAACCGATCGTCACAGCAGAGCCATCTGAACTGA
- a CDS encoding nucleoside deaminase, with protein MSVSSTFRHETLRQWMKSVVTVTIEGVVQGEYPFGAGVFTEQGKQIAVAHNQVVSRCDPTAHAEIVAIGKAAKRLADTNLAGHWLVSTGEPCPMCLAAIGLAGIERVAFGATAATIEAANFGTLGLKASELAKQLPPSVELVGGVLEYDCAALLINHPKKDRDDG; from the coding sequence ATGTCCGTCTCCTCGACCTTCCGTCACGAAACGCTTCGTCAGTGGATGAAGTCTGTTGTGACCGTGACGATCGAAGGAGTGGTTCAAGGGGAGTACCCCTTTGGAGCCGGCGTCTTCACGGAACAGGGAAAGCAAATTGCGGTCGCTCACAATCAAGTGGTTTCCCGTTGTGATCCAACCGCTCACGCGGAAATCGTCGCCATTGGCAAGGCAGCCAAGAGGCTCGCTGACACAAACCTTGCCGGTCATTGGTTGGTTTCGACGGGGGAACCGTGTCCGATGTGTCTCGCTGCAATCGGGTTGGCTGGAATCGAACGAGTCGCCTTTGGGGCAACCGCTGCCACCATTGAGGCAGCCAACTTTGGCACCTTGGGATTGAAAGCCAGCGAGCTCGCAAAACAGTTGCCTCCGTCCGTTGAGTTGGTGGGGGGGGTGTTGGAGTACGACTGCGCGGCCCTGCTGATCAATCATCCCAAGAAGGATCGAGACGATGGTTGA